Proteins encoded in a region of the Mixophyes fleayi isolate aMixFle1 chromosome 5, aMixFle1.hap1, whole genome shotgun sequence genome:
- the LOC142159523 gene encoding DNA-dependent protein kinase catalytic subunit-like, whose protein sequence is MSFSDAKTSKEIYEFTVKAINPQIDQKRYAVPSAGLNLLALHASQFSNYLMEHYQSLFEILSKWCGHTNQEMKKLAFAALDSFLKQVALLVTNDAAAHKSKLQFFMEQFYRIIKKMESTNKELSIAIRGYGLFAAPCKAVNAKDVDFMYIELIQRCKQMYLTEADTEEDNVYQLPNFLQSIASVILHLDTIPEVYTPVLERLLVLQIDSFPQYSLKMQSSCCKSIIKVFLSLAGKGPVLWSLISTVVHQGLIRVCSKPIVFAKDGYGKDGSDETTASSEVRAGKWKVPSYKDYLDLFRKVLDCDQVKYNFFCFNSHTDGAGFYFDDTTPVITAC, encoded by the exons atgtcttTCTCAGATGCAAAAACCTCAAAAGAGATTTATGAATTCACAGTGAAGGCAATAAATCCTCAG atCGACCAGAAAAGATATGCTGTTCCTTCAG CTGGCTTAAATCTTCTGGCTCTACATGCTTCCCAATTTAGTAACTATCTTATGGAACACTATCAATCTCTCTTTGAAATACTATCCAAGTGGTGTGGCCACACAAATCAGGAGATGAAGAAACTTGCATTTGCAGCTCTAGACTCCTTCCTGAAACAA GTAGCATTGCTGGTTACTAATGATGCTGCGGCTCACAAGAGCAAGCTACAGTTCTTCATGGAGCAGTTTTATAGGATTATCAAGAAGATGGAGTCAACCAACAAGGAGCTCTCTATTGCTATCCGGGGATACGGGCTGTTTGCTGCG CCCTGCAAAGCAGTGAATGCAAAGGATGTGGATTTTATGTATATTGAACTCATTCAGCGTTGTAAGCAAATGTACCTCACAGAGGCAGACACAGAAGAGGACAATGTGTACCAGCTGCCAAACTTCCTTCAATCAATTGCAAGTGTCATACTTCATTTGGACACT ATTCCTGAGGTGTACACACCTGTTCTCGAGCGGCTCCTGGTGCTACAGATAGACTCCTTTCCACAATACAGCTTGAAAATGCAGTCCTCTTGCTGCAAGTCAATCATCAAAGTGTTCTTGTCTCTGGCGGGGAAAGGGCCAGTTCTTTGGAGCCTGATTAGTACTGTGG TTCATCAAGGATTAATCAGAGTCTGTTCCAAGCCAATCGTATTTGCAAAG GACGGATATGGGAAGGATGGCTCTGATGAGACCACAGCTTCTAGTGAGGTCCGAGCAGGGAAGTGGAAAGTTCCCTCTTACAAAGACTATCTTGATCTCTTCAGAAAAGTATTGGACTGTGATCaggtaaaatataattttttttgttttaattcgcACACAGATGGAGCAGGATTTTATTTTGATGATACAACGCCTGTTATTACAGCATGCTGA